A segment of the Oncorhynchus nerka isolate Pitt River linkage group LG19, Oner_Uvic_2.0, whole genome shotgun sequence genome:
taaagtggctgttccactggatgtcttaaggtgaacgcaccaatttgtaagtcgctctggataagagcgtctgctaaatgacttaaatgtaatgtaaatgtaatgaaaaagtcaaggggtttgaatactttccgaatgcactggatGTGTCTAGTTACAAGTTgtgttcccctgctcagacgttgATGACACATGCCAGCTCTTACAACGCCTGAACAGGTATTTTacgtatcagctaaccacatcatattGTAGTGAATTCGGAGGGTTCCCCCACCAGGACTCAAATCCGGACCCAGTGACTGGTTAGCCAATACCTTAACCATTTGGTCAAGAGGTCCCCTTCTTCGAGACAGCGTGTCTCCGCCCTTCTCTATACCAGGTACACGTGCCTCTCCGATGTCCTACTCGGTTAATGCTCACTGCTCACCATCTGGAGAGGTAGCCTTTTTAGATGTACTGTAGGCCTACGCAGGGTTATTGTTGTCATTATTTAAACCAGCAGTTTACTTTTATTAAATGTAGTTATATGTGTGTACTAAAGTTCCTGTAATACTTTTCCCTTTTGCTCTTTGGATCCCTACAAGAAAATAACAAAATCTAAACTTGGTTCCCTCCTTTCACACTCCAACACCCTTTAATCACCAGTACCATCACTGCAAGACTTAGGCTCTAGGTCTCTTTCTTACAGTCTTTCATAGCACTTTGCTGCATTTGTAGAGTTTGACAGGGCTTTGTTAGTAATAGGCTGCATGACGTTATCACAACGTTGCAAATAAGTTGTGACATTACCATGTGACAATGCTGTGACAACCTAATTTGGTTAGTAGAGCTCTCCCTACAAAGCAGTTCAGTTGGTGGGCAACTGGGCATGTAGAGAAATAAAGCATTCTGTAATGGATGGAATAGATGCCCTCCCATTTTAATCATAATCCCCAGAGCTCTCTGCAGAAGTCATTATCTCTGTGTTCGCAAATCTGATATCAATCCTCAGCCACCACTCAAATTATTACACTGTTTATTTAATTAGTAAAAGCAATCACAATCTGGAAGTAAGGTAATTGGGATCATTTATTAAGCCCTGGCGACAGCTTTATGCATGTTTGATTAAGTATTATAAGGTTTGTTTTTCAGATTTTGCATAATATACCTTTAAATCCTGTGCAAAGTAATCTGGCGCACCATTAACGACTGTAATAAACTCTTTTTAAAAATGACTCTGTTCATGATTTATTTGCATGTGCCTTGTCTCTCCCCCGGCCGTCTGGCCGGCTGACAAATAGCCGGGCAGTAATCATTTGGCCACCTCGTAAATCTGCCTAATGAAGGTTGCTTGATCTGCTGGAAAGTTAGAGAAGGGTTAGAGACAGTTTACAGGGGTGACATGCAACCCGTCCAGGGGATGGCACGGCACCATGGCCAAAAGTGCATGACCTAGTGACGTCAGAAATTGAAACGCTTCCCAGGTTTGGCTCAGTGCTTTGTAATACATTATAGTATTTGAGGATATTATGGCTATGTAAAGTTTATGGCTAGCCTAATGCTCGTACCACTGACGCGTAAATAATTATGACTAAAGGAACTATGTTTCATGAATGTATGAGTTAAAgccccagtgcagtcaaaaatgtgattttcctgtgttttatacagttaaagtcggacgtttacatacacttaggttggagtcattaaaactcgtttttcaaacactccacaaatatcttgagaacaaaccatagttttggcaagtcggttaggacatctactttgtgcatgacacaagtaattttaacaacaattgtttacagacagattatttcacttataattcactgaatcacaattccagtgggtcagaagtttacatacactaagatgactgtgcctttaaacagcttttaaaattccagaaaattatgtcatggctttaggagcttctgataggctaagttacatcatttgagtcaattggaggtgtacctgtggatgtatttcaaggcctaccttcaaactcagggcctctttgcttgacatcatgtgaaaaacaaaagaaatcagtcaagacttcagaaaaaaatgtagacctccacaagtctggttcatccttgggagcaatttccaaatgcctgaaggtaccacattcatctgtacaaacaatagtacgcaagtataaacaccagggGACCccgcagccgtcatacagctcaggaaagagacgcattctgtctcctagagattaacgtactttggtgcgaaagtgcaaatcaatcccagaacaacagcaaaggaccttgtgaagatgatggaggaaacaggtacaaaagtatctatatccacataaaATGAGTCCcatatcgacaacctgaaagccgctcagcaaggaagaagtcactgctccaaaaccttcataaaaaagccagactacggtttgcaactgcacatggggacaaagatcatactttttggagaaatgtcctctggtctgatgaaacaaaaatagaactgtttggccataatgaccattgttatgtttggaggaaaaagggggaggcttgcaatccgaagaacaccatcccaaccgtgaagcatcatgttgtaggggggctttgctgcaggagggactggtgcacataaaatagatggcttcatgagggaggaaaatgttgtgcatatattgaagcatcatctcaagacatcagtcaggaagttaaagcttggtagcaaatgggtcttccaaatggacaactgcagaactgaaaaagtgtgtgtgagcaaggaggcctataaacctgactcagttacaccagctctgtcaggaggaatgtgccaaaattcacccaacttattgtgggaagcttgtttgacccaagtttaacaatttaaaggcaatgctaccaaatactaattgagtgtatgtaaatttctaacccactgggaatgtcatgaaagaaataaaagcggaaataaatcattctgtctactattattcggacatttcacattcttaaagtaaagtggtgatcctaactgacctaagacagggactttttacttggattaaatgtcaggaattgtgaacaactgagtttaaatgtatttggctaaggtgtatgtaaacttccgacttcaactgtatatatttccacactatgagattGGACTAATACTGTGACATTTGTTAAATTAtgagtgtaagagctgtttgaaatttCAGCCGGTTGTGGTGGgagggagttttggcctgcctcttTACATAACCAGGTGGTgcattagttaatagaccaaaaaGAAAGAGCATTCcaaacctcaaatcaaatcaaattgtattggtcacatagacatggttagcatatgttaatgcaagtgtagagaaatgcttgtgcttctagttcccgacAGTGCAAAAATAtcaaacaagtaatctaacaactccccaacaactacctaatacacacaaatctaaagggatggaataagaatatgtacatatagatatattgatgagcgatggctgagcgtcataggcaagatgcaatagttGGTATAagatgcagtatatacatatgtgaTGAATATTGTAAGATAtgtcaacattattaaagtggcattgtttaaagtgactagtgagtcTCTACGTAAGTCAGCAGCCTCtttgagttagtgattgctgtttagcagtctgatggccttgagatagaagctgtttttcagtctctcagtcccagccttgatgcacctgtactgacctcgccttctggattgtagcggggtgaacaggcagtggctcgggtggttgttgtccttgatgatctttttggccttcctgtgacatcgggtgctgtaggtgtcctggagggcaggtagtttgcccccggtgatgtgttgtgtagaccacaccaccctctagagaacattgcggttgagggcggtgcagttgccgtaccaggaggtgatacagcctgacagaatactctcaattttgcatttttaatggtttgtcagggttttaggtgacaagccaaatttcttgagcctcctgaggttgcagaggcgctgttgcaccttcttcaccacactgtccgtgtggttggaccatttcagtttgtctgtgatgtgtacgccgaggaacttaacactTTCCAACTGATCCacactgtcccttcgatgtggatagggggggtgctccctctgctgtttcctgaagtccacaatcatctcccttgttttgttggcgttgagtgagaggttgttttcctcacctcctccccgtaGGCTGTCTCTTCATTGTTggaatcaagcccactactgttctgtcttctgcaaacttgatggttgagttggaggcgtgcatggccacgcagtcatgggtgaacagggaatacaggagggggctgagaatgcacccttgtggtgttgagggtcagcgaagtggagatgttgtttcatccttcaccacctgtgggcggcccatcagaaagtccaggactcaATTGCACaaggcggggttgagacccagggcctcaagcttaatgatgagcttggagggtgctatggtgttgaatgctgagctggtatcaatgaacagcattcttacctaggtattcctcttgtccagatgggatagggcagtgtgcagtgtgatggcgattgcatcatctgttgacctgttggggcggtaagcaaagtGAAGTGGgactagggtggcaggtaaggtggaggtgatatgatccttgactagtctctcaaagcacttcatgatcacagaagtgagtgctacgggccagagtcattcagttcagttatctctctgccaataacagatcgttttcagtttccccctccaAATTCAGAACACTCCCAGACAATTCTAGCAAAATTCTTGGTTTAGAAAATGCTTTTGCAATTTATTTTTGAttggaaaacaatcacagtaaggtacttaattgttaccctgaaattatttgatattgagattttaAAAAggttgcattggacctttaaacttTAAAGTATACTTTATCAAACATATTTAGATGTACATTTGAATTCATCTACAGGTTTCAAACACACTCACTAGGTCAACATGCTTTAGGAATGACTGTTGTGGTCAGGCTATGGCTAAATCTTAGGTTAGGCCTTTTGTGTTAGGGTGAAACTATCAGTAAGCTGTCTCCCAATATTAAAATGGCAGATTGGGGGTGATCTCTGTTCTCTGAGGCTATAACATGATGTGGCCATGTATTCTCTCTCCAAACTCTCTCCAATAATTTTTTCATTCCAAAACCATATTGCAGTTTGGCTTGACTGACATTGAAACTGAAGAGTTTTTCTCTGTCATCACACATTCACAGAAATCATTAACCTCTATGCAACATGGATTTGGGGATGTAGCCTGGCAAGCCATTTTTCTCACAATAACAATCTCTATCACACCCAAGGCAAAAAAGAGAACCAACCACAGTTTTAAACTGGACAAATTTTTTTAACCCTTCTCCTTTAAATTTCAGATGTTGTCGTGAGAAGAATGACTGAAACATTTTACGACAGGATGTATTCACCAGTTGTCAGAGCAACCCTACCGCCCCTGTTGAGTTACATTGTAGCAAGCATAGCCATCTATGTCAATACAATGACGTATCAGAGGGCTGTAATTACTGTTTGTTGTTTTTGAAAGGTCTTCATGTGACGAGTTATAACATGATAACTTGCAGCAGTCGTTTCACAGCATACTACGGCGAGTTTGAGGAACTCATGTATGAGCATCGAATCGAATGCTGAGAATTCATTGCGCAAGACATCTTTCAATGACTCGAAATAATTTTTCTAAACGAACGGTATGTACAATTTCAGCTTGATAAATAAGATACATATTGTAATGTCAAGTGACGTTTCCAAGCAGTCAAGTCTATAGGCCCAGGCTACATCCATAATAGAGATTTTAAAATATTTGAGAATGAGCATTTTCAATAGACATAAGCAGCATAAACCATGATTTACTGCTTTTACTATCAAGGCTGTCCTAATGTCACACTGCTATCATAGTGTGTGAGGGAGACGGATCGCTCCTTTCAATGTCTATATTTAGTTTGGTGTGTGTAACACAAAAATGTAACATACATGTGTTGTGCCCTCTTTACAGAGCCTTGTTGCCTTTTGGATGCCTGTAGCgacatactacaaacagacctaatCAGAGGCCCACATTCCATGACTGGGGTTCCGTTTAAGCTCTAAGCCAGTCAATGATGCTAACCCCCACCACCCCTGAAGCAGAGGACAAGGCTTATTGCTGCGACTCCCCACAGAAGCTTGTGGCTCAATTCTCCCACTCATGCCTGTGATCCCCATCCCTCGGCGTGTGCGTAGCTTCCATGGTCCCCACACCACCTGCATGCACTCGGCCTGTGGGTCTGCACACACCACCCAGCTTGTGCGCACCAAGTACAACAACTTTGACCTTTACCTGCGCTCACGCTGCATGTACGGCTTCCTGCGCTTCCTGCTCTACTTCGGCTGCAGCCTTCTGACCTCCCTCCTCTGGGTGGCGCTGTCGGCTCTATTCTGCCTGCAGTACATGAGCGCCCGTGTCTTCCTGCGGCTGCAGTACAAGCTGTCCGTCATCCTACTGTTGCTAGGACACCGGCGCCTTGACTTTGGGGTGCTCAACAACCTGTTTATCTACAGTATGCAGGTCACAATGTTCCTGGTGGGAGGCCTGGGCTGGTGCTTCATGGTGTTTGTGGACATGTAGCTTCTGGTGACAACAGTGACCATGGATTttttattgtttaaaaaaaatgtaacctttatttaaccaggtaggccagttgagacctggccaagataaagcaaagcagtgcggcacaaacaacaacacagagttacacatggaataaaccaacgtacagtcagtaacacagtaggggggaaaagtctatatacagtgtgtgcactGTTATATACCAATGTCAGACCTCTACACAATGCACAGCAGCCATTTTGTACCAAAACATTACCACACAGCAGCAGTTGCGATGAAGGCGTAAGGATGGCCAGGAATAGAAGGTGGACAGAATATATGGTTACACTCTGGTGCTATTTGCCTGAAAAAAGCTGATGCATACTTAACTCTAAGACTTCTGTAATAACAAGCCTTACTTTAGTTTGGACCATGAGGGGTGGGATGCCTCTCAAGACCCTAGAAAGGAAAACATGCTGTCTTCTGTTTGACTGGAGAAAACAAATCACGCAAAATGTTGAATTCTAAGCATAAAGGATACGTTCGTATTGGTGTTGGATTCAAATCCCTTGGTGACCAACATTCTTTTTGTAACGTTATTATTTTACACATCgtcttttcatttaaaaaaagaaacaaTATCGTGCTGTAAAGTATATGGATAAGTGAGTATGTGTTAGTGTTTGCAGATTGTGTCTTATTGATGCCACTAATATCTGCCATGGGCATGGCCTGCTGCTTGAGCTGTGTCATCGAGTCTGTAACAGTGCGAGTTAGTTACAGTGGGTGGCTTTGGGTGAAGTGGTCATTTAGTCCCTCACATGGTCCCAGAATCCCTCTCGCAGAGAGAACACTCTGTTCGGCCTCCCTCGGAAAACAATAGCCAATCACAGCCAGACACCTCCGTCTCTGCCAACCAAAACAATGGCTGTGGCTGTGTCCCAATGGCCTCCTTTACTCAGCTTCTTCCCTACACTAGGACTGATCTGATAAATATAGGAAAGGCTGTAATGATAGGATGAAAACCTATTCAGAATGTTTATCATTGTGGTCATGTGTAAAGCCTGTAGTTTTCACTGACCATGTGCCAATAACTTTCTCTTTGTTCATTTTAAGTACTGAAATCCTGATCAATTTCTCCTAAATTCTCCTCCTTTCCTTGTCCCCTTTTCCACAAGCCTAGGTCCTGGCCAGGAAAAGGTCTGGCcctagttatagtcacagccTCTGTTTCAGTACTTAAACAGTGTGCAAGCCAAGTTTCCACCATGCTACTTTCTATTCAGTCTGTTTCAGATCAGTGCTCAATACTAAGGGAAGAAAACGATTTAAAATATTTGGGACTCATCCCCAGTCGTTGGATGGAGTTcagagatagaggactcatcttaatatctgtgccattatagtgTCTGTGATAGCCAGTGAGGCTACAACCCATAAGAATCCctacccagttgactactttgacCAATTTAAAATGGCGACATGGCTGAGGACTGGCATTGGGCCGAAGTGGGTACACAGCACAACCCTGTATTGTTCTAGGATCAACTCATCAAATGCCTCATACTCTGGGGCACTCATATTTGTTTGCCTAGTTCGTATGTCCTGTTAAAACGGAAAAGAAGGAAGAATTGTGTTTTTGACATACAGTTCCTAAAGGAAGTgttcatacctcttgacttattccacatttggttgtgttacagcctgaattcaaaatggattacattttttttattttttatatctcacccatctacacacaattaattattccacatttggttgagttacagcctgaattcaaaatggattccaatttaaaaaatgatctcacccgtctacacacaataacccataatgacaaagtgaaaacatgtttttagaaatgtttgctaatttatggaaaattaaatacagaaatatctagtttacataagtattcacacccctaactcaataccttgtagaataacctttggcagtgattacagctatgagtctttctgggtaagtctctaagagagtCTCTACTCTCTAAGATTTCCAttcctggattgtgcaacatttgtgcattattcttttcaaaattcttcatgctctgtcaaattggttgttgagcattgctagacaaccattttcatgtCATGGATTTTctagtagatttaagtcaaaactacctcggacactcaggaacattcactgtcttggtatgcaactgtcttggtatgcaactgcagtgtagatttggccttgtgtttaagtTATTGTTCTGCTAAAAGGTTCATTAatatcccagtgtctggtggaaagcagactgaactagattttcctctaggattttgcctgtgcttagctccattctgtttcttttttatcctgaaaaactcctgtCCTTAactattacaagcatacccataacatgatgcagccaccactatgcttgaaaatatggagagtggtactcagtaatgtgttgtattggatttgccccaaacataacactttgtattcaggacaaaatgttaattgcttttccacattttttgcagtattactttagtgccttgttgcaaccAGGATACAtgatttggaatatttgtattctttacagggttccttcttttcactcagtcaattaggttagtattgtagagtaactacaatgttgttgctcCATCCTCAGggatctcctatcacagccattaaactcttaactatttttaaagtcaccattggccacaTGGTGAattccctgagcagtttccttcctctctggcaactgagttagaaaggacacCTGTAgctttgtagtgactgtgtgtgttgatacaccatccaagtgtaataacttcaccatgctcaaagggatattcaacgtCTACTTTTTACAAATTTGTACCcgtttaccaataggtgcccttctttgtgagacattggaaaaccttcctggactttgtggttgaatctttgtttacaattcactgcttgactgagggaccttgcagGTAATTGTAATAATAATGTTAAACTTTATTATTGTACACAGACCATGCAAATTATTTTCTCCTGAACTTACACTGAATATACCATACCACTGAATATACCTTGCCccaagaacagcctcaattcgtaagggcatggactctacaaggtgtcaagaattcccatagttgtgtcaagttggctgatggtcctttgggtggtgggccaaTCTTGATACACAAAGGAAgctgttgagagtgaaaaacccagcagcgttgcagttcttgacacaaaccagtgtgcgtggcacttactaccataccccgttcagaggcactttaaatattttgtcttgcccattcactctctgaatggcacacatacagtacacaatccatgtctcaattgtctcaaggcttaaaaataatttaacctgtctcctccccttcatctacactgattgaagtggatttaacacatgacatcaataagggatcatagttttcacctggattctcCTGGTCAAtctgtcatgaaaagagcaggtattcttaatgttttgtacactcagtgtatttagacttgccataacaaaggggttgaatacttgagtcaataagacatttcagcttttcatttttaattcataaTTTGTAAAAGAAAATTAAAACAAATCtgttttgacattatggggtattttgtgtagatcagtgacaaaattcagaatttaatacatttttgattcaggctgtaactcaactaaatgtggaaaaagtcatgggtgtgaattctttctgaagccACTGTAGCTGTACAATGCAATAGATAGCCATGTATAGGAGGCCTATGGCAAGTAGGGGTGGGGTTAATTCCAAATCAATTCAGTTGAGGAATGTAAAGAATTCACATTTTATGAAATGAGAGTTGCAAGTTATTTTCACCAACATTTCAAGTCTATTCCCTGAGTTGATGGATGCCAGGTGAGTTGACCCTCCATTGAAcctggtcgtcactagttaccacacccACAAAGGCATAATTTTGTCTAAACCCTGCCtaatttctacaatttatcttctaaaaaatctgatttgaaacctaaccttaaccccgcTGATAACATTTTGTCTAACCTTTAAATTAAGCCCAAAAAGGCAATGTTTTGTTTAAatgaatttttacaatatagccaatttggactttgtggctgtggtaactagtggcaACCATTGGCCCTCATGAACAACATCTCAATATATCCCGAAGCTGTTCAGAATGCTTATGTGGAAAAGTATGTGTGAAATGGACATGGTATGTTATTGTTTCCTCCGTTGCTGCTGTTATTCAGGGCATTGTACTGTACATTTTCATATTACCAAAGCTGCTTGGGAAGAGCATATga
Coding sequences within it:
- the LOC115147023 gene encoding transmembrane protein 250-like, producing MPVIPIPRRVRSFHGPHTTCMHSACGSAHTTQLVRTKYNNFDLYLRSRCMYGFLRFLLYFGCSLLTSLLWVALSALFCLQYMSARVFLRLQYKLSVILLLLGHRRLDFGVLNNLFIYSMQVTMFLVGGLGWCFMVFVDM